Proteins from a single region of Pelodiscus sinensis isolate JC-2024 chromosome 29, ASM4963464v1, whole genome shotgun sequence:
- the SNF8 gene encoding vacuolar-sorting protein SNF8 isoform X1, whose product MHRRGVGAGAIAKRKLAEAKYKERGTVLAEDQLAQMSKQLDMFKTNLEEFASKHKQEIRKNPQFRVQFQDMCATIGVDPLASGKGFWSEMLGVGDFYYELGVQIIEVCLALKHRNGGLITLEELHQQVLKGRGKFAQDVSQDDLIRAIKKLKVLGNGFGIIPVGGTYLIQSVPAELNMDHTVVLQLAEKKGYVTISEIKSSLKWELERAKQVLEHLLKEGMAWLDMQAPGEAQYWLPALFTELYSQEITPEEAKEAIP is encoded by the exons ATGCACCGCCGGGGGGTGGGCGCGGGCGCCATCGCCAAGCGGAAGCTGGCGGag GCCAAATACAAGGAGCGAGGGACAGTTCTGGCTGAAGACCAGCTGGCTCAG ATGTCTAAGCAACTGGACATGTTTAAGACCAACTTGGAAGAATTTGCCAGCAAACACAAGCAAGAGATTCGTAAAAATCCCCAGTTTCGGGTCCAGTTCCAGGACATGTGTGCCACAATCGGCGTGGATCCATTGGCCT CTGGTAAAGGATTCTGGTCAGAGATGCTGGGAGTTGGAGACTTCTACTATGAGCTGGGCGTTCAGATTATTGAAGTTTGCCTGGCTCTGAAGCACAGAAACGGAG GGCTCATAACACTGGAAGAACTTCATCAGCAAGTgctgaagggaagggggaagtttGCCCAGGACGTCAGCCA GGACGATCTCATCCGAGCCATCAAGAAGCTGAAAGTTCTGGGTAATGGCTTTGGGATCATTCCCGTCGGTGGGACATACCTGATCCAGTCTGTACCAGCCGAACTGAACATGGATCACACGGTGGTTTTGCAGCTGGCTGAG AAAAAGGGCTATGTAACCATCAGTGAGATCAAGTCCAGTTTAAAGTGGGAGCTCGAACGTGCCAAGCAGGTGCTG GAACACCTGCTGAAGGAAGGCATGGCCTGGCTCGACATGCAAGCCCCAGGGGAGGCCCAGTACTGGCTGCCTGCTCTCTTTACTGAACTTTACTCCCAGGAAATCACGCCAGAGGAAGCAAAGGAGGCCATACCCTGA
- the SNF8 gene encoding vacuolar-sorting protein SNF8 isoform X2: MLGVGDFYYELGVQIIEVCLALKHRNGGLITLEELHQQVLKGRGKFAQDVSQDDLIRAIKKLKVLGNGFGIIPVGGTYLIQSVPAELNMDHTVVLQLAEKKGYVTISEIKSSLKWELERAKQVLEHLLKEGMAWLDMQAPGEAQYWLPALFTELYSQEITPEEAKEAIP; the protein is encoded by the exons ATGCTGGGAGTTGGAGACTTCTACTATGAGCTGGGCGTTCAGATTATTGAAGTTTGCCTGGCTCTGAAGCACAGAAACGGAG GGCTCATAACACTGGAAGAACTTCATCAGCAAGTgctgaagggaagggggaagtttGCCCAGGACGTCAGCCA GGACGATCTCATCCGAGCCATCAAGAAGCTGAAAGTTCTGGGTAATGGCTTTGGGATCATTCCCGTCGGTGGGACATACCTGATCCAGTCTGTACCAGCCGAACTGAACATGGATCACACGGTGGTTTTGCAGCTGGCTGAG AAAAAGGGCTATGTAACCATCAGTGAGATCAAGTCCAGTTTAAAGTGGGAGCTCGAACGTGCCAAGCAGGTGCTG GAACACCTGCTGAAGGAAGGCATGGCCTGGCTCGACATGCAAGCCCCAGGGGAGGCCCAGTACTGGCTGCCTGCTCTCTTTACTGAACTTTACTCCCAGGAAATCACGCCAGAGGAAGCAAAGGAGGCCATACCCTGA